From a single Poecilia reticulata strain Guanapo linkage group LG2, Guppy_female_1.0+MT, whole genome shotgun sequence genomic region:
- the pou2f1b gene encoding POU domain, class 2, transcription factor 1b isoform X10 — protein sequence MADGGAASQDESSAPDAKVNNQSETSKCEMERGDGNTGVQTNGLDFQRQTVPTTISNAHAQALFQQLTLSPAQQQLLLQQAQAHLLAAAVQQQHSASQQSSTTGANISATAAAPITQLPLSQPIQIAPQLPQNLTLPQFVLVQSGHPIATPLQPTQFIISQTPPAQQGILPAQSLLTQLPQSQANLHPTQPSITLATQPTSPTRTTATTNIQSLPHSQTPPKRLDTPTMEEPSDLEELEQFAKTFKQRRIKLGFTQGDVGLAMGKLYGNDFSQTTISRFEALNLSFKNMCKLKPLLEKWLNDAVCAENLTSDQSLSSPSALGSSGMGIEGINRRRKKRTSIETNIRVALEKSFLEQNQKPTSDEISIIADQLNMEKEVIRVWFCNRRQKEKRINPPSSVNNGGGSTSIKTIFTPSSPLVASTASLVSSPTINTSTTLTVNPVMPLTSTSVSSLAFTGTTVGGTNTASVISTAPVLTTSTSAPSISPSMTTVQSTSTDSKASIQALVTQAPTSIATSLGTGQVMVAAPGLSTAQLGAAQLPTSASFAAMAAAAGLTPGLMASSQFTPGGALLSLTTGGLGSALSPLMNNSTLAAIQALASGSPIPITSLDGGNLLFANTSAANTPNLVTTPLFLNPQNLSLLTSNPVSLVSAGAGGLQVTADAHHQATTAAVPVQASTITTASKAQ from the exons atggcGGACGGAGGAGCAGCGAGTCAAGATGAGAGTTCAGCACCAG ATGCTAAAGTGAATAATCAGTCAGAAACTTCTAAATGTGAAATGGAAAGAGGTGACGGAAACACCG GAGTCCAAACCAATGGACTGGACTTTCAGCGGCAGACGGTGCCAACCACAATCTCTAACGCACATGCACAAGCCCTCTTCCAACAG TTGACCCTGAGCCCggcgcagcagcagctgctgctccagcagGCCCAAGCTCATCTGCTGGCTGCAGccgtgcagcagcagcactccGCCAGCCAGCAGAGCAGCACCACTGGAGCCAACATCTCGGCCACCGCAGCCGCGCCGATCACCCAGCTGCCCCTTTCACAGCCCATCCAGATCGCCCCT cagCTGCCGCAGAATCTAACCCTGCCTCAGTTTGTCCTGGTTCAGTCTGGCCACCCGATCGCAACGCCATTGCAGCCCACTCAGTTTATCATCTCGCAGACGCCGCCGGCCCAGCAAG GCATATTGCCAGCCCAGAGTCTTCTAACTCAACTACCTCAAAGCCAAGCTAACCTCCATCCGACTCAACCAAGCATTACCCTTGCAACTCAG CCTACATCTCCAACTCGTACGACGGCAACCACCAACATTCAGAGTCTGCCCCACAGTCAGACGCCCCCCAAGCGGTTGGACACCCCCACCATGGAGGAGCCCAGCGATCTTGAAGAGCTGGAGCAGTTTGCCAAAACTTTCAAGCAGCGTCGAATCAAACTGGGCTTCACGCAG GGGGACGTCGGCCTGGCGATGGGGAAACTGTATGGAAACGACTTCAGCCAAACCACCATTTCTCGCTTTGAGGCCTTGAACCTGAGCTTTAAGAACATGTGCAAACTCAAGCCTTTGCTGGAGAAGTGGCTTAATGATGCAG TTTGTGCAGAGAACCTGACATCTGACCAGTCCTTGTCCAGCCCCAGTGCCCTGGGCTCCTCAGGCATGGGCATAGAGGGCATCAATCGCAGACGGAAGAAAAGGACCAGTATCGAGACCAACATTCGAGTGGCCTTAGAAAAGAGCTTTCTGGAG CAGAACCAAAAACCTACCTCTGACGAGATCAGCATTATCGCTGACCAGCTCAACATGGAGAAGGAGGTGATCCGGGTCTGGTTCTGCAATCGCCGACAGAAAGAGAAGCGTATTAACCCGCCAAGCAGCGTCAATAACGGAGGAGGCAGCACCTCCATCAAGACCATCTTTACCCCCAGCAGCCCCTTG GTGGCAAGCACAGCAAGCCTTGTTAGCAGTCCAACTATTAACACATCCACCACCCTGACTGTAAACCCAGTGATGCCTCTCACCAGCACCAGTGTCTCCAGTTTGGCTTTcacag GCACAACAGTTGGAGGCACAAACACAGCATCGGTCATCTCCACCGCACCTGTACTCACCACGTCGACCAGCGCTCCATCGATAAGCCCATCCATGACCACTGTTCAATCCACGTCCACAGACAGCAAAGCCAGCATTCAGGCGCTGGTCACGCAGGCTCCGACGTCCATAGCGACGTCTTTAGGGACGGGCCAGGTGATGGTGGCCGCTCCGGGCCTATCCACAGCGCAGCTGGGGGCCGCCCAGCTGCCCACCAGCGCCAGCTTTGCAGCCATGGCTGCAGCTGCGGGGCTGACCCCGGGACTGATGGCATCATCCCAGTTCACTCCAGG gggCGCCCTTCTYAGCCTGACTACTGGGGGGCTTGGCAGTGCACTGAGTCCTCTGATGAATAACAGCACTCTGGCTGCAATTCAAG CACTGGCGTCGGGCAGCCCCATCCCCATCACGTCTCTGGACGGCGGCAACCTGCTGTTCGCCAACACCTCGGCCGCCAACACGCCCAACCTGGTGACCACGCCGCTCTTCCTCAACCCCCAGAACTTGTCGCTGCTCACCAGCAACCCCGTCAGCCTGGTGTCGGCGGGGGCGGGCGGGCTGCAAGTCACCGCCGACGCCCACCACCAGGCCACCACCGCTGCCGTGCCTGTGCAAGCCTCGACCATTACCACTGCCTCCAAGGCTCAGTGA
- the pou2f1b gene encoding POU domain, class 2, transcription factor 1b isoform X9, translated as MADGGAASQDESSAPGVQTNGLDFQRQTVPTTISNAHAQALFQQSKLEDSGALPASVQQSVLPQTQLMLAGGQIAGLTLSPAQQQLLLQQAQAHLLAAAVQQQHSASQQSSTTGANISATAAAPITQLPLSQPIQIAPQLPQNLTLPQFVLVQSGHPIATPLQPTQFIISQTPPAQQGILPAQSLLTQLPQSQANLHPTQPSITLATQPTSPTRTTATTNIQSLPHSQTPPKRLDTPTMEEPSDLEELEQFAKTFKQRRIKLGFTQGDVGLAMGKLYGNDFSQTTISRFEALNLSFKNMCKLKPLLEKWLNDAVCAENLTSDQSLSSPSALGSSGMGIEGINRRRKKRTSIETNIRVALEKSFLEQNQKPTSDEISIIADQLNMEKEVIRVWFCNRRQKEKRINPPSSVNNGGGSTSIKTIFTPSSPLVASTASLVSSPTINTSTTLTVNPVMPLTSTSVSSLAFTGTTVGGTNTASVISTAPVLTTSTSAPSISPSMTTVQSTSTDSKASIQALVTQAPTSIATSLGTGQVMVAAPGLSTAQLGAAQLPTSASFAAMAAAAGLTPGLMASSQFTPGGALLSLTTGGLGSALSPLMNNSTLAAIQALASGSPIPITSLDGGNLLFANTSAANTPNLVTTPLFLNPQNLSLLTSNPVSLVSAGAGGLQVTADAHHQATTAAVPVQASTITTASKAQ; from the exons atggcGGACGGAGGAGCAGCGAGTCAAGATGAGAGTTCAGCACCAG GAGTCCAAACCAATGGACTGGACTTTCAGCGGCAGACGGTGCCAACCACAATCTCTAACGCACATGCACAAGCCCTCTTCCAACAG TCGAAGTTGGAAGACTCGGGCGCTCTTCCTGCCTCCGTCCAGCAGAGCGTGTTGCCTCAGACCCAGCTAATGTTGGCAGGGGGACAGATTGCTGGA TTGACCCTGAGCCCggcgcagcagcagctgctgctccagcagGCCCAAGCTCATCTGCTGGCTGCAGccgtgcagcagcagcactccGCCAGCCAGCAGAGCAGCACCACTGGAGCCAACATCTCGGCCACCGCAGCCGCGCCGATCACCCAGCTGCCCCTTTCACAGCCCATCCAGATCGCCCCT cagCTGCCGCAGAATCTAACCCTGCCTCAGTTTGTCCTGGTTCAGTCTGGCCACCCGATCGCAACGCCATTGCAGCCCACTCAGTTTATCATCTCGCAGACGCCGCCGGCCCAGCAAG GCATATTGCCAGCCCAGAGTCTTCTAACTCAACTACCTCAAAGCCAAGCTAACCTCCATCCGACTCAACCAAGCATTACCCTTGCAACTCAG CCTACATCTCCAACTCGTACGACGGCAACCACCAACATTCAGAGTCTGCCCCACAGTCAGACGCCCCCCAAGCGGTTGGACACCCCCACCATGGAGGAGCCCAGCGATCTTGAAGAGCTGGAGCAGTTTGCCAAAACTTTCAAGCAGCGTCGAATCAAACTGGGCTTCACGCAG GGGGACGTCGGCCTGGCGATGGGGAAACTGTATGGAAACGACTTCAGCCAAACCACCATTTCTCGCTTTGAGGCCTTGAACCTGAGCTTTAAGAACATGTGCAAACTCAAGCCTTTGCTGGAGAAGTGGCTTAATGATGCAG TTTGTGCAGAGAACCTGACATCTGACCAGTCCTTGTCCAGCCCCAGTGCCCTGGGCTCCTCAGGCATGGGCATAGAGGGCATCAATCGCAGACGGAAGAAAAGGACCAGTATCGAGACCAACATTCGAGTGGCCTTAGAAAAGAGCTTTCTGGAG CAGAACCAAAAACCTACCTCTGACGAGATCAGCATTATCGCTGACCAGCTCAACATGGAGAAGGAGGTGATCCGGGTCTGGTTCTGCAATCGCCGACAGAAAGAGAAGCGTATTAACCCGCCAAGCAGCGTCAATAACGGAGGAGGCAGCACCTCCATCAAGACCATCTTTACCCCCAGCAGCCCCTTG GTGGCAAGCACAGCAAGCCTTGTTAGCAGTCCAACTATTAACACATCCACCACCCTGACTGTAAACCCAGTGATGCCTCTCACCAGCACCAGTGTCTCCAGTTTGGCTTTcacag GCACAACAGTTGGAGGCACAAACACAGCATCGGTCATCTCCACCGCACCTGTACTCACCACGTCGACCAGCGCTCCATCGATAAGCCCATCCATGACCACTGTTCAATCCACGTCCACAGACAGCAAAGCCAGCATTCAGGCGCTGGTCACGCAGGCTCCGACGTCCATAGCGACGTCTTTAGGGACGGGCCAGGTGATGGTGGCCGCTCCGGGCCTATCCACAGCGCAGCTGGGGGCCGCCCAGCTGCCCACCAGCGCCAGCTTTGCAGCCATGGCTGCAGCTGCGGGGCTGACCCCGGGACTGATGGCATCATCCCAGTTCACTCCAGG gggCGCCCTTCTYAGCCTGACTACTGGGGGGCTTGGCAGTGCACTGAGTCCTCTGATGAATAACAGCACTCTGGCTGCAATTCAAG CACTGGCGTCGGGCAGCCCCATCCCCATCACGTCTCTGGACGGCGGCAACCTGCTGTTCGCCAACACCTCGGCCGCCAACACGCCCAACCTGGTGACCACGCCGCTCTTCCTCAACCCCCAGAACTTGTCGCTGCTCACCAGCAACCCCGTCAGCCTGGTGTCGGCGGGGGCGGGCGGGCTGCAAGTCACCGCCGACGCCCACCACCAGGCCACCACCGCTGCCGTGCCTGTGCAAGCCTCGACCATTACCACTGCCTCCAAGGCTCAGTGA